The Exiguobacterium aurantiacum DSM 6208 genome includes a window with the following:
- the sufU gene encoding Fe-S cluster assembly sulfur transfer protein SufU — protein sequence MSFNNLDMLYRQVIMDHYKNPRNRGVIEDGVTVDLNNPTCGDSLRLQLQVEDGIVKDAKFEGEGCSISLASASMMTQIVKGKSVDEALQLATIFSEMVQGKDYDTDTFDLGDIEALSGVSKFPARIKCATLAWKALEKGVDEEA from the coding sequence ATGAGTTTTAACAACCTAGACATGTTGTACCGACAGGTCATCATGGATCACTATAAAAACCCAAGAAACCGTGGCGTCATCGAAGATGGCGTGACGGTGGACTTGAACAACCCGACATGTGGGGATTCGCTCCGGCTCCAACTTCAAGTCGAAGACGGAATCGTGAAAGACGCCAAGTTCGAAGGTGAAGGCTGCTCGATCAGTCTCGCCTCGGCGTCGATGATGACTCAAATCGTGAAGGGGAAATCTGTAGACGAGGCACTTCAATTGGCGACGATCTTCTCGGAGATGGTCCAAGGAAAAGACTACGATACAGACACGTTCGACCTAGGCGACATTGAAGCGTTGTCTGGCGTCTCAAAGTTTCCGGCTCGCATCAAGTGCGCCACGCTCGCGTGGAAAGCGCTTGAAAAGGGAGTCGACGAGGAAGCGTAA
- a CDS encoding L-lactate dehydrogenase, translated as MYMETIDPKDITRIAVVGAGWVGISFAYQLSMAALCEELVLIDSNHAKAEGEAMDLNHGISFAPSPVRIWAGDYADCRDADIVVITAGAAQKLGQTQMDLAEQNTVVVRDVTKQVMASGFDGIIIVATNPVNVMAHVAWKASGLPKHRVIGSGTVLDTARLRYKVGEYFDLSSRNCHVYYMGEHGAGGFVAWDNARIYGKSIGQLLAENDQYSQADLGDIYQRVRDAANQIIEYKSAAYYAIGLGLLRIVRAIVRNENSVVTIGAHLDGEYGASGLHIGVPALIDRTGIRQIIEIDLTDEEQKQFDESAERIHRAIKNVE; from the coding sequence ATGTATATGGAAACAATTGATCCAAAAGACATCACAAGAATTGCCGTCGTCGGCGCCGGCTGGGTCGGTATCAGTTTTGCCTATCAATTATCGATGGCCGCGCTCTGTGAAGAGCTCGTCTTGATCGACTCGAACCACGCCAAGGCCGAAGGGGAGGCGATGGACCTCAACCACGGCATCTCGTTCGCGCCGAGCCCGGTGCGGATTTGGGCGGGGGATTATGCGGATTGCCGTGACGCCGATATCGTCGTCATCACGGCCGGGGCCGCACAAAAGCTCGGGCAGACGCAGATGGACCTCGCTGAACAAAACACTGTCGTCGTCCGGGACGTGACGAAGCAAGTGATGGCGAGCGGATTTGACGGCATCATCATCGTCGCCACGAACCCGGTCAACGTCATGGCCCACGTCGCCTGGAAGGCGTCCGGTTTGCCGAAGCACCGCGTCATCGGCTCAGGGACCGTCCTCGACACGGCCCGGCTCCGCTACAAAGTCGGGGAGTACTTCGATTTGTCGTCACGTAACTGCCACGTCTACTATATGGGTGAACATGGGGCGGGGGGCTTCGTCGCCTGGGATAACGCCCGAATCTATGGGAAATCGATCGGACAGTTGCTTGCGGAGAACGATCAGTACAGCCAGGCGGACTTGGGCGACATTTACCAACGGGTCCGGGACGCCGCCAATCAAATCATCGAGTATAAGAGCGCGGCCTATTATGCGATCGGTCTCGGGTTGCTCAGGATCGTCCGAGCGATTGTTCGAAACGAGAATTCGGTCGTCACGATCGGGGCGCATCTTGACGGGGAATATGGGGCGTCAGGGCTTCATATCGGGGTGCCGGCATTAATTGATCGGACCGGCATTCGCCAAATCATCGAGATTGATTTGACCGATGAAGAGCAAAAACAGTTCGATGAATCAGCGGAGCGGATTCATCGTGCCATCAAGAACGTCGAATAA
- a CDS encoding alanine/glycine:cation symporter family protein, giving the protein MNTIINSVTTFSDWLWGVPIISLLVLSGIFLTIKLGFFQFRYPLYILKQTFGSVLKKPKGEGDISPRQALTSALSSTVGAANIIGVPAAIMFGGPGAIFWMWVIAVVGMAIKFSESVLAVRYREKNEAGEFVGGPVYYMAKGLKMKWLASWFAFALMIELIPSIMVQGNAVSSAVRETFNGDTLITGIVVAALVSLIVFGGVKRIAKVTEVIVPVMALVYVGAGFIIVLMNMSQIPEVLALIFSYAFQPMAALGGFAGAAVAETIRWGFARGLYSNEAGLGTAPIAHAAAQTDHPVRQGFWAVIGIVIDTLIICSTTAFVVLSSGVWTREGAMSDPAALTTIAFREYFGYTGSLLVTISLIFFVLSTIIVIIFYGSRQAEYLFGLKAGFFMKIVYIASIVIGSIGGAQMIWNFLDLMLAMILIPNMIAVLLLSGEVKRLTTEFFTSEKYYKKDVAEEKAS; this is encoded by the coding sequence GTGAATACGATCATTAACAGCGTCACAACATTTTCGGATTGGCTATGGGGGGTCCCGATCATCTCATTGCTCGTCTTGTCTGGTATTTTCTTAACGATCAAACTTGGCTTTTTTCAATTTCGATACCCGTTATACATACTGAAGCAAACGTTCGGCAGTGTTTTAAAGAAACCAAAAGGTGAAGGCGACATCAGCCCGAGACAAGCGCTCACATCCGCTTTGTCCTCTACAGTCGGTGCCGCGAACATTATCGGTGTCCCGGCAGCGATCATGTTCGGGGGACCGGGTGCGATTTTCTGGATGTGGGTCATCGCCGTCGTCGGGATGGCGATCAAGTTTTCCGAGAGCGTGCTCGCCGTCCGTTATCGTGAGAAAAACGAGGCCGGCGAGTTCGTCGGAGGGCCCGTCTACTATATGGCGAAAGGGCTGAAGATGAAGTGGCTCGCCTCATGGTTCGCCTTTGCCCTCATGATCGAGCTCATCCCGAGCATCATGGTCCAAGGCAACGCCGTCAGCTCGGCCGTCCGCGAGACGTTCAATGGTGACACACTCATCACCGGCATCGTCGTCGCCGCGCTCGTCAGCCTCATCGTCTTCGGCGGGGTGAAACGAATCGCGAAAGTGACGGAAGTCATCGTCCCGGTCATGGCACTCGTTTACGTCGGGGCAGGGTTCATCATCGTGTTGATGAACATGTCTCAAATACCGGAAGTGCTCGCACTCATCTTCTCATACGCCTTCCAACCGATGGCCGCACTCGGTGGATTTGCCGGGGCAGCCGTCGCCGAGACGATTCGTTGGGGCTTCGCCCGCGGTCTCTACTCGAACGAGGCCGGACTCGGGACGGCGCCGATCGCTCACGCGGCTGCCCAGACCGACCACCCGGTGCGTCAAGGTTTCTGGGCCGTCATCGGCATCGTCATCGATACGCTCATCATCTGTAGCACGACCGCGTTCGTCGTTTTGTCTTCCGGCGTCTGGACACGGGAAGGTGCGATGAGTGACCCGGCCGCGCTCACGACGATCGCGTTCCGTGAATACTTCGGATACACGGGCAGTCTGCTCGTCACGATCTCGCTCATCTTCTTCGTCTTGTCGACGATTATCGTCATCATCTTTTACGGCTCGCGCCAAGCCGAGTACTTGTTCGGTTTAAAGGCCGGTTTCTTCATGAAAATCGTCTACATCGCTTCGATCGTCATCGGATCGATTGGCGGTGCGCAAATGATTTGGAACTTCCTCGACTTGATGCTTGCGATGATCCTCATCCCGAACATGATCGCCGTCTTGCTCTTGAGCGGTGAAGTGAAGCGACTGACGACCGAATTCTTCACGTCAGAGAAATATTATAAGAAAGACGTCGCGGAAGAGAAGGCGTCCTAA
- the brnQ gene encoding branched-chain amino acid transport system II carrier protein, translated as MKKSTLFPLAFTIFALFFGAGNLLFPPMLGAMAGENLVPAMVGFVITGVGLPLLALFAVARVGGGSDQIARYIPKRLALLLTGLMYVAIGPFFGIPRTAAVTYEMGLVPFLSAPSTLTLALSSTVFFGLTFFLTLRAQKLIEIIGRIITPILLLLLAAIGITNLVAPLGTPSAPAAGYETWIGALGEGFKQGYLTMDVFGALVFGAIVLVTLKANGMTDQKEASSLLRTSGMLAVTCLMLVYISLGSIGANMTGVTGATDGATLLQTFAGSSYGQIGMLALGAAVFLACLTTAVGLISEFSRFISNTFESLKYHQVVIATTLFGYLISLVGLGTLIQIAVPLLTLLYPVMIALVLVSITERIQRNPHVAMKATVYTALVFSLFETTHGLQPSAATAWITNLPMAEIGLAWAVPTLIVYVITLFLPKRQSREQLVQSRIS; from the coding sequence ATGAAAAAATCGACATTATTCCCGTTAGCGTTTACGATTTTCGCGTTATTCTTCGGGGCAGGGAACTTGCTGTTCCCACCGATGCTAGGTGCGATGGCGGGCGAGAACCTCGTCCCAGCCATGGTTGGCTTCGTCATTACTGGCGTCGGCCTGCCGTTACTCGCCTTGTTCGCGGTCGCGCGAGTCGGCGGGGGTTCTGACCAAATCGCTCGGTACATTCCGAAGCGTCTGGCGCTCCTCTTGACGGGACTAATGTACGTGGCAATCGGACCGTTCTTCGGGATTCCACGGACGGCAGCCGTCACGTATGAGATGGGACTCGTGCCGTTCCTCAGTGCACCATCGACGCTCACGCTCGCCCTCAGCTCAACTGTCTTCTTCGGATTGACATTCTTCTTGACGCTCCGCGCTCAGAAGTTGATTGAAATCATCGGACGCATCATCACGCCGATCCTCTTGCTCTTGCTAGCGGCCATCGGAATCACGAACCTCGTGGCTCCACTCGGGACGCCGTCAGCTCCGGCAGCAGGATATGAGACGTGGATCGGTGCCCTCGGTGAAGGCTTTAAACAAGGTTACTTGACGATGGACGTCTTCGGGGCGCTCGTCTTCGGGGCAATCGTTCTCGTCACGCTTAAAGCGAACGGGATGACGGATCAAAAAGAAGCTTCATCGCTTCTTCGGACGTCAGGTATGCTCGCTGTCACGTGTTTGATGCTTGTCTACATCTCACTCGGCTCAATCGGTGCGAACATGACGGGTGTGACAGGAGCGACCGATGGGGCGACGTTGCTTCAGACGTTCGCAGGTTCGTCGTACGGCCAAATCGGCATGCTCGCCCTCGGCGCAGCTGTCTTCCTCGCATGTTTGACGACAGCGGTCGGACTCATCTCTGAGTTCTCACGTTTCATCAGCAACACGTTCGAGTCACTCAAGTACCACCAAGTCGTCATCGCAACGACACTTTTCGGCTACTTGATCTCACTCGTCGGACTCGGTACGTTGATTCAAATCGCGGTACCGCTTCTCACGCTCTTGTATCCGGTCATGATCGCCCTCGTGCTCGTATCGATCACGGAACGGATTCAACGCAATCCACACGTCGCGATGAAAGCGACCGTTTATACGGCGCTCGTCTTCTCGCTCTTTGAAACGACGCACGGCCTGCAGCCATCTGCTGCGACGGCTTGGATCACGAACTTGCCAATGGCTGAGATCGGGCTCGCCTGGGCAGTACCAACGTTGATCGTCTACGTGATCACGTTGTTTCTTCCGAAACGTCAGTCGCGAGAACAACTCGTACAATCACGCATCTCTTAA
- the sufB gene encoding Fe-S cluster assembly protein SufB — MAKNMPDIGDYKYGFHDRDISIFRSGRGLTNEIVETISNMKEEPAWMLEFRLKSLEQFRKMPMPTWGGDLSALDFDEITYYVKPSEKTEHSWDEVPEEIKRTFDKLGIPEAEQKYLAGVSAQYESEVVYHSMQEDFEAKGVIFKDTDTALKEDEALFREYFGKLIPPTDNKFAALNSAVWSGGSFIYVPKGVKLEQPLQAYFRINSENMGQFERTLIIVDEGASVHYVEGCTAPVYTTNSLHSAVVEIFVNKDAYCRYTTIQNWANNVYNLVTKRAICEAGASMEWIDGNIGSKLTMKYPAVILKGEGSRGMTLSIALGGKGQHQDAGAKMIHLAPNTSSSIVSKSISKQGGKVSYRGIVHFGRKAKGARSNIECDTLIMDNESTSDTIPYNEILNDQVSLEHEAKVSKVSEEQLFYLMSRGISEEEATEMIVMGFIEPFTKELPMEYAVEMNRLIKFEMEGSIG; from the coding sequence ATGGCGAAAAACATGCCTGACATTGGCGATTATAAATATGGCTTCCATGACCGAGACATCTCGATTTTCCGTTCAGGCCGCGGCTTGACGAATGAAATCGTAGAAACGATCTCGAACATGAAAGAAGAACCGGCTTGGATGCTCGAGTTCCGTTTGAAATCACTCGAACAGTTCCGCAAAATGCCGATGCCGACGTGGGGTGGCGATTTGTCTGCCCTCGATTTCGATGAGATCACGTACTACGTCAAACCGTCTGAAAAGACAGAGCACTCGTGGGACGAAGTACCAGAAGAAATCAAACGTACGTTTGACAAGCTTGGGATTCCAGAAGCAGAACAAAAATACTTGGCAGGTGTCTCGGCTCAGTACGAGTCAGAGGTCGTCTACCACAGCATGCAAGAAGACTTTGAAGCGAAAGGTGTCATCTTCAAAGATACGGACACGGCGCTCAAAGAAGACGAAGCGCTTTTCCGTGAGTACTTCGGCAAGTTGATCCCGCCGACGGACAACAAGTTCGCCGCGCTCAACTCGGCCGTATGGTCAGGTGGCTCGTTCATCTACGTACCAAAAGGCGTCAAACTCGAGCAACCGCTCCAAGCGTATTTCCGCATCAACTCGGAAAACATGGGGCAGTTCGAGCGGACGCTCATCATCGTCGACGAAGGCGCATCGGTTCATTACGTCGAAGGATGTACGGCACCGGTCTACACGACGAACTCGCTCCACTCGGCGGTCGTCGAGATCTTCGTCAACAAAGATGCGTATTGCCGTTACACGACGATCCAAAACTGGGCGAACAACGTCTATAACTTGGTCACAAAACGTGCCATCTGTGAAGCGGGTGCGTCGATGGAATGGATCGATGGCAACATCGGTTCGAAATTGACGATGAAATACCCGGCCGTCATCTTAAAAGGTGAAGGTTCACGCGGGATGACGCTCTCGATCGCCCTCGGCGGTAAAGGGCAGCACCAAGATGCCGGCGCGAAGATGATTCACCTCGCACCGAACACGTCGTCGTCGATCGTCTCGAAGTCGATCTCGAAACAAGGCGGAAAAGTATCGTATCGCGGAATCGTCCACTTCGGACGTAAAGCGAAAGGTGCCCGCTCGAACATCGAGTGTGACACGCTCATCATGGACAACGAGTCGACGTCGGACACGATCCCGTACAACGAGATCTTGAACGACCAGGTGTCACTCGAGCACGAAGCGAAAGTCTCAAAAGTGTCAGAAGAGCAACTCTTCTACCTCATGAGCCGTGGGATCTCGGAAGAAGAAGCGACGGAAATGATCGTCATGGGCTTCATCGAGCCGTTCACGAAAGAATTACCGATGGAATATGCCGTCGAAATGAACCGTCTCATCAAGTTCGAGATGGAAGGTTCGATCGGATAA
- a CDS encoding acylphosphatase: MAIAKRLIISGRVQGVGFRYFAQSTALAYKLKGWVRNLSDGTVELHVEGEESNYESFKQALRDGNRFVGVEHIHETESSEEGHRKFDIRY; this comes from the coding sequence ATGGCTATCGCTAAACGATTGATTATATCTGGTCGCGTACAAGGTGTCGGTTTCCGATATTTCGCCCAGTCGACGGCGCTCGCCTATAAGTTGAAAGGGTGGGTTCGAAATTTAAGTGACGGAACGGTCGAACTCCATGTGGAAGGGGAGGAGTCGAACTACGAATCGTTCAAGCAGGCGCTTCGGGACGGGAACCGTTTTGTCGGTGTCGAGCATATCCACGAGACCGAGAGTTCGGAAGAAGGACATCGAAAATTCGATATCCGATATTGA